A genomic segment from bacterium encodes:
- a CDS encoding carboxypeptidase regulatory-like domain-containing protein has protein sequence MIECSKCGSENHFDGAAFCKRCGAELSAKVAVEVIAEPSQLNKTEKIRLKNKPAEQPVESTGEEFTVEDVSDPEETAAELKRLSPSSQEGGIDKLLSLYGSDGPVENAQSTIEDNTENTPSLGIETASDYLLREQSQREISRPQPAVEPVQAVEQPVVKPVDKLSEIQSKLTQIDDTEPEVKNPMGSPKRKAVESAVPADEKSRLLESLNKSLHIEPQPEPVKPVEHYRDPMSSSNTPEQEPFQANSEVIATSALPETESATAALEPELSVPTIPVVQIRGHKLTLPNNVRMLPGDRLIHNDQEYVVRKGAIDRRSWVLGGVLAAVLVTVMIIQSLTAPAPMKATLFGVVTNSETSEVLAGISVSIPQINASTVTDEHGVFKFASVPDGRYDVKVEGGLYEARFFPVVIQNNQSDIVYGSVNPILPQSTTSSLTSRPAPVESVPSEEQPELGTLKIHCNVPDATVLLDGKMLGKISQTFKRLKPGARNFVIRADGYQEIAQVVNIVGGETTELTANLLALADDKPVEYTADDFFDQAESLFREQKYIEAVGYYTLALAKNSSMVKSYLRRAEAHLQAGKRLNARADYRSAADLYINSAMYSQAIFCYDKIIEFQPDASDAFSLRGWAKISAGDYDNGLTDLQKALSFTPDDQQALFDVGKAYYVTNRYKDAEKILKKIRKHGDESPEIYGYLALTELAQGDESDARKAYDSFRKVATSAQLARMSTQSGWQRLTALAGN, from the coding sequence ATGATCGAGTGCAGCAAATGCGGTTCTGAGAATCATTTTGACGGCGCAGCTTTCTGCAAACGTTGCGGGGCGGAACTCTCCGCAAAAGTTGCTGTCGAAGTCATCGCTGAACCTTCCCAGCTAAACAAGACGGAAAAAATCCGTCTCAAAAACAAACCGGCCGAGCAGCCGGTTGAATCCACCGGCGAAGAGTTTACCGTCGAAGACGTCTCTGATCCTGAAGAGACCGCTGCTGAACTCAAGAGACTCAGCCCCTCTTCACAGGAAGGCGGTATCGATAAGCTGCTAAGTCTCTACGGCAGTGACGGTCCGGTCGAAAACGCTCAATCGACCATCGAAGATAATACCGAAAACACCCCATCTCTCGGCATCGAAACCGCCTCAGACTACCTCCTTCGCGAACAATCTCAGCGCGAGATTTCACGTCCACAACCGGCAGTCGAACCAGTTCAGGCGGTTGAGCAACCGGTCGTCAAGCCAGTCGATAAACTTTCTGAAATCCAGTCAAAACTGACCCAGATCGACGACACGGAGCCGGAAGTCAAGAATCCAATGGGCTCGCCAAAACGCAAAGCTGTAGAATCAGCCGTGCCCGCTGACGAAAAAAGTCGACTTCTCGAGAGTCTCAACAAATCGCTTCATATTGAACCACAGCCCGAACCGGTGAAACCGGTCGAGCACTACCGGGACCCGATGTCGAGTTCAAACACGCCCGAGCAAGAGCCTTTCCAGGCTAATTCCGAAGTGATCGCAACATCGGCTTTACCTGAAACTGAATCCGCCACAGCGGCTCTCGAACCTGAGTTGTCCGTTCCGACCATTCCCGTGGTCCAGATTCGCGGTCACAAGCTCACCTTGCCTAATAATGTCCGTATGTTGCCCGGCGACCGCCTTATTCACAACGATCAAGAGTATGTCGTTCGCAAGGGTGCCATCGACAGACGCAGTTGGGTTCTCGGCGGTGTTCTCGCCGCCGTTCTGGTAACGGTAATGATCATTCAGAGTCTCACCGCACCGGCTCCGATGAAAGCTACCCTCTTTGGTGTTGTCACCAATTCCGAGACCAGCGAAGTCCTTGCCGGGATTTCCGTCTCTATTCCGCAGATTAATGCGTCGACCGTCACAGATGAGCACGGCGTTTTCAAATTCGCCTCCGTTCCAGATGGACGCTACGATGTCAAAGTTGAAGGCGGTCTCTATGAAGCTCGCTTCTTCCCCGTCGTCATCCAGAACAACCAAAGCGATATCGTCTACGGCAGTGTCAATCCGATTCTCCCGCAGTCGACTACCAGTTCATTAACGTCGCGTCCGGCGCCGGTAGAATCAGTTCCTTCCGAAGAACAGCCCGAATTGGGAACACTCAAGATTCACTGCAATGTTCCTGATGCTACTGTCCTTCTCGACGGAAAGATGCTCGGCAAAATCAGTCAGACCTTCAAGCGTCTCAAACCGGGAGCCCGTAATTTCGTCATCCGCGCGGACGGTTATCAAGAGATCGCGCAAGTCGTCAATATCGTTGGCGGCGAAACAACCGAACTCACCGCGAATTTGCTCGCACTCGCTGATGACAAACCGGTAGAATACACCGCAGATGATTTCTTTGATCAAGCCGAATCGCTTTTCCGTGAACAGAAGTACATCGAAGCTGTCGGCTACTATACCTTGGCATTGGCAAAGAACTCTTCAATGGTGAAGTCATATCTCCGCCGTGCAGAAGCTCATCTTCAGGCCGGCAAGCGTTTGAATGCTCGCGCTGACTATCGCTCTGCCGCTGACCTCTATATCAACTCGGCAATGTATAGCCAGGCAATCTTCTGTTACGACAAGATCATCGAATTCCAACCCGATGCTTCTGACGCCTTCAGCCTTCGCGGCTGGGCTAAAATCTCAGCGGGAGACTACGACAATGGACTGACCGACCTCCAGAAGGCTCTCTCCTTCACGCCGGACGACCAGCAGGCGCTGTTCGACGTCGGCAAGGCATACTATGTCACCAATCGTTACAAAGACGCTGAGAAGATTCTCAAGAAGATTCGCAAACACGGCGATGAATCCCCTGAAATCTATGGCTACCTTGCCCTGACTGAATTGGCGCAAGGCGACGAAAGTGATGCCCGCAAGGCGTACGATTCCTTCCGTAAAGTCGCGACATCGGCACAGCTTGCCCGCATGTCAACCCAATCCGGTTGGCAGAGATTAACGGCGTTGGCAGGAAACTAA